The Rosa rugosa chromosome 3, drRosRugo1.1, whole genome shotgun sequence sequence CATCTACACAATAAAAATTGAAACCAAGTGCAATTGATAAAAATTGATGcgcaaaaaagagagagagacagagcgaAAGAaagccagagagagagagagagaacgagagaaagccagagagaggaagaaggccTGCGTTTTGGAGGACGATCTGCATCCGTCTGGGTTTGTTTTGAGATCGATCTCAATTATTTAGGGATTGCTGATAGGTATTCCATTCGATCGAGAGCACCTGGTACTCTTTCTTCAATCTTTGATCCTCCAAAATTTctatttgttttagaattgaaGTCAATCTGTATTTGATGTTTGCTTTGATGTTTGATTCTGGGTTCAATTATTTGGgatccttcttttcttctgcgTTCAATTGATATGATCGCTTTTCTTAGAAAGATTGTGGGAATTGATCATGGGCAATTGGGCAAATAACATGATAGAGCAATTGGGAGCTAAAGATCAGTTGTTAAAACTGAGTTCGGGTGGTGAGTCAAGGTTATACTAAAAGATGGGTTGGGGATACTGTTTTCAATTGTTCATCCGCGTTCTGAGATGACGGAGCTGTCTCTGGGTTTGGGTTGGAATCACAATATTGCTGTAGGTGTTTTTGGGGAGTCACAAAAGTGCTGTGGGGGTTTCTGGGGAGATCATTTGTTAAAACTGAGTTCGGGTGGTGAGTCAAGGTTATACTAAAGATGAGTTGAAGTCAGTGGGTGCGGGTTTGAATCACAATTCTGTTGTCGGTGTTCTGTGTGATAGGTATAGTGATAGACATGGAATCATCGGAGAGAGATTTGATCTGTtgtgagggagggagggagggagagagctTTGGAGTGAGATTTGATTTATAATCTAGAGAGATCGGTGTATTCAAGAAAAGGGGGGAAAATGTATAGAGAGATCAGTGGTCAAGAAGAACGactgagagagaggaggagaatgtgtgtttgtttggtttgtgcGAATTGATAGACGGATTGAAGGAAAATTTTCACCTTACGATCTGAGTACGAGGTGAATTGGATTTCAGTCTATGTTGGGTTTCTGATTCGTGTTTTTTTCTTATATTGGTTTTGCAGGGAAAATTTGAGGAGATCTTTTTGGTCATCGAATACAGAGAAAAGTGGCGAgacgaaaaataaaaagagagggAGAAGAGAACGAGAACGAAGGAAGAGGAGGACAAAAGATGGACGGGAAGCTGTTGCGTAAAGGGTGAGTTCTTGATGTTAATTTGTCGGTAAATTTTGTTGGGTACGGTTTTTGGGGATTGTTTGATTAAGAGTTCTGTAAAATTTCTCTAGCATGGGTTTTGTCTCTCAGATTGTATCTTTTGTTGAAGGATTACCAAATTTCATACATATAGATCTGTATCTATGAATGCGTCGtgagtaaatttttttttctctctgccTATGTAGAATTGAAGTGAAGGGAAACTGGACAATAACATTACAAGAGTGTGGTGCTCTTTTGAATGTTGCAACTATTGAAAGATTGAGAATGAAAGTAAAATTCAACCCGGATCACAACGATAGCTAAAAATGGGTGTGCCTTTGACCCTAGATATTCTAGCTAAAAATGGGTAGcagaggggaaaaaaaattcgTGAAACTCCTTTGACTTAGTTTTCTGTCACAAACATACCTTTTAAAAATCAATTCATCTGAAATTAATTTTCCATAATTTGCAGTCTTTGTAAAGCCTCAAGCACTGCAATAGAAAAGAGAACAAGGCAAATCAGTTTTGTCTCCAATTTCACAGGTGAAACTTAAATCTTttaatcttttgtttttttgggtaATATTAAAGGTCTTTGAGAATTTCTGTTAACATTGTATATGTTTTACACGACACACATTACTCTTTTCATTTTAGAAACAATTCTTGAATAAGTACTTTCCATATTGTTTGTTTTCCAACAATCTCTCCTTTTATTATACATCTAAACTGCTATAGCTTCTTATTTACTGTTCTTCATTCAAAAATTAAAACTGCAGCTTTTCTCTATGCATGTTCATTTATATACCTTGAAAATGAAATAGGATAAGATCTGTGAACCACATCTTGGTGTAGAAGTTGCATTATTTCTGCTGCTGTTCCTCTGTGCATCGTTTACTGTTATTACAGTCTCCTGCTCTTATTGGCCATAATATGGATGTGGACTGATTAATTCACTTAATATCTTTGGTTTACATTTTTTTCACTGTAATCATGATGATGTTGCATGTAGGAAGGAACGCGGATTTGCTTAAGAATCATAAGCAGCTGTGTCTTTGTTCATTTCTAGGTTCAGAGATTTGAAGGTAGGTTTGGGTTGATTTGTTTATACCAATATATATGTTTGTATGGAATAAGGTAGGTAGGTTATAAACTTATAATCATCTGTTGGATTATTGTATGGAATTGATCAAAAGTGTTTTGCTTTTTGTTTcctgaaaaagaaagaactttGCTTGCACTTTATTAATTTAAACCTTTTTTCTCTTATGCATAGGTTAATTAAACTATGAGAatgttcccttttttttttcttttttctttttttctttctcttctttatcAGGAAaaagttctttctttttctttttcctaaaGTAGATCTTGAGAGACTTTTGGTCTGGTTTCCTGATTCTAAACTCCATGGTTAGCTTGGAAGATTTATGAAGGACTGAATATGATTTAAAGGGTGTTTGTGATAAAGCTGATCTAATGCAATTTTGGATGTTAGTATTGAATTTCTTAATGAATTTGCTTAACTACTACCGATATGGTAAATTGGTAATGCTTCACCttcttgctttttctttttttttttataatttttttggttctatattctctgtttttttttttttttttttttttgaccaacTGCTTTTGTGCAGGTTTAAAACAGAATAGCAGCTGAAGTGTCAAAGCTGCAGAGTTTAAAATAAAAGGTGGagcttttttttaatatttctttcttttggtttaTTTCACATTCCAATCCAGTCGCAACCCACAGTTTCTTTGTGAACGGGGGGAGGCATTCCAGTGCAGAAAAAGACTGCACTTTCTTTGTGGAAATTCATTTGGTTTGCATATTTATTTCGCATTCCAGTCCACAATATTATTTTCTATCGGTTTTGCAGGAACAGTTGGAGGATCTTATAGCCAAGTTGTTGCTCCGGGAAGTCTCTATCTAACCCGACATCAAGCTCCATAGAAACTGGGTTAGTATCATCAATCACTatgtttcacttttttttttcttgaatcaCAGATCTGATAAATTTTGGCCTCTTATCTCAATTGAATTCAAGTTTGACTTACCTGATTTCATGGATTtattttgtgatttttgatCAGATTAGTTGGTATTCATTGTTATTAATCTTTCTTTTGATTAATAACAATGATGAATTTGGATAACAATGAGGAATTGAGCTTGAATTTGTTATGTGTGTTTTTCAGTTTTGTAGTGGTTATAATCGGTGTTTGCttcgtttttgttttgtatccaGAGATTTGCGTTTTGATTGAGTCTAATGTAAACTAACATTACATAGCTTCATGTTcgcttgcattttttttctggaTTCGTTTTTCTTGCAAAGCCCACAAGATTTCGAATAGTTGTCTTGATCTTGCTTCATCTAATGAACTGAGGGAGTGAGTATATGCTTCTGATACAGTTTTCTGGTACAATAGCAAGTGGATTTCACTATTTAGAAGTGATGAATGATTAGTATGcaggttattttttttttcagcagtAGTTTATTGTAGCAGCAAGAAAACTTTACTAAATATTTGTTCAAACAGTAAGCGcgatgcttttaattgatttcaaTGTAGTTATTGTTACTTGATTTTAGTGCtgttttttacttctttttttttttttttggcaggtCGACTGTGGAAAATCAAATCATCAAGGTAATTTAGTAAGCAGAGAAAGCGGGTAACTCTTCAACACAGACAAGGAAAGATGAGTATTGTAGCTAATGCAGGTAAAAAAAATCACAGGAGATACATTTTCTGGCATGATAGATCAATTACTGATATCTagcatggttacacttttttcTGCAGTATTTATTTTAGGTTAAAAGTGATTTAAGAATCTGCAACTCACTTAAAAATTAAGAGTTTGGAACTGATTTAAAAATGATTAAAAGTGATTAAAATTGTTTTTGGTTATAGCTATTTTCCACCAAACTGTTATAAACCAGTTTGACTATACTCAATAATTTTCCTGCGTTCAGTTATTACAAGCAATCATGCTTTCAGTAAAGTGCAAGTCTGATATAACTAACATAACTCCATCATCATTATCATCACAGGTCTCACATCATGAAAATAAATCATACTAACTGCATATGCTACTCCGATATACAATAATAGCCCTAGAGTTACTTCAGCTAAGCTAGctaattcaatttttatcaaTTGCACTTggtttcaacttttttttttttttttctaatacagaTACAAACATGATGAGTGGCAAATACCTGAGTGGCAAATGGTTAACAAATACATGATCCTGTTTTTCATTGAGGTTTGAGATTCATTTATTGTATGTTTGTTCATACATATACAGACATGTGCAAGGTTTGGAAGGAATGAAATTTGCTTAATATCTCCCAAGGGGATTTTGAGCCTAAAAGAATCTATGTGAACAACTAGGAGCCCCTATTTAGCGATTAGTAGCATTTTAAAATCAACTAGCTTCTCatactttttttattattgaatTTGAGCAGATAAGCATTACTAAATAAAGAGGATGGTGATCATGAGAGTGTAGTTACTGTTTTGGAGCATAATATGTGAAATAGGATGGGGTTTAGTTAAGGTAGTGTTTTCCATTTTGAATGCTTGATATTGTCAATTGTGTGCTTTGCAGGAAGTTCATAATAGGAAGTTGCAATACACAGTAACCATTTTTCCTTCTCCAACTGAAGCTTGCACCAGCAATGGTTTGTGCCCCAAAAATTTTTTTCACACTAATGTTCTGCTTTTATTTAGTGGTACATTTACTAACTCTATTAACTATTCTTAGCTACTTCTACTCAATGTTGTTTTTTGTAATCACATCagtttattttgtatttttgtcaGGTACAAGTCAATGTTTAAGCACTGCCTTATGAAACAGGCTATGATAAATTGCAGAGAACGTTAAGCAAGGAATTTAAGCATATACAGTCCAGGTAGGTGAAAGTTTAGAGAATTGGTTAGAGTGATTCCTTCAGTTGTGCTCCATTGAAATGCACAATGTGTTAATGTCGCCAAATGGAGCAAACTTTTCTGACTATGAATGCAAGATAAAAGTTCATCTTCTTTGTACTATTTGATCTTCACATTATGAGCTCTTTGGATCATTTTTTAGTTGTCTTGAATTGTATAGTTTCCGAACAAACGTATTGTTTGATGCATCGAGTCATTTGTTGATGGTTTTTAGTTTATTGATGGAAATACTAAGATGCTTCTAGCTCAAGTCAAGGATAATGTCTTCAAAGCAGAAATTTTTCATAGATAAATCGGTTACTTCCATAACAATGATGATATTGTCTTTGCTTTACACACGACGATAGACAAAGGCACATCAAAACCACATCAGTCCCATGCCAACCAAGATTAAAAATATAAGGACCAAGCAAGCCATGAAGATATTTTTCTGCTTCCTACATGACAATCTCATGTGCTGGAATGATTCCAGCCATTTTTTGATGAAACAATGATTTGTACACATTTGAACAATGTAAATGGAAGTGCTATGAAGctataggatttttttttttttttccttacatGGCAATCATATCAACTATTTTTTGATGCGATGATGATTTGTACACGATGATACAATGTAAGCCGTTTTTTGATCAACTTTATTTCGCACACCTTATTACTTTTATCCCGCAGCATTGCTAAGTACAATGAACAGTCTATTTTATTCTTGCATTTATGGAAAAATACGAAGCTGCCATTAATCATTGTTTATTCATGAataaaaagacaattttgccctcatttgaatttttttacgACTCTGCCACTGTCATTTTTACCTCTATTTTCCTCCATCTGCCTCCCAGCATATCCACTGTTTATCACTGTTCATGTAACTAAAATTACAATctgtctttttttgttttgttttttttttttttcaattttgccatatcttttcagttttttttttttaaatttatatatatatatatatatataatatatatatatatatatatatatatttataggaGAATAattctgttttgtatttgtaaatttttacaaatgatacctaaagtaggtttttttttttttttttttttttttaatcttaaaAATGAAAGAGTTCCattaatcatatttttgtaaTTGTAGTTCTCGCAAATGTGTAATCTGTTCAAGTAGCTTATTAAAACTGGCACTATAGAGACTTTGTTTATGAATCGGTCATAATCTGCTTAAGCTACAATCTAAAATTATACTTCTCAAACTTATGTAACTATGATCTATTACATTTTTTATCAGAATTACAAAAAGAATTGTTTAACAACTAAGCACTACATAAAAAATTGTTAACAACTAACAAATCCGATTCCCGCGGCATCGCGCGGTTGTCTTTTCTAGTATATATAATGtggcaaaattgaaaattgtgaGAGGATGGCTTTTCTCTCACTTTACATACACGTATCTTTGACAAGGTTGGACGCAACTGTTAACCTCCTCCATCTGGCCACCCTATCTTGTCATGCATGCTAAAGTTAGGCCTAGCTTGTGGTCAGTTACAAATGGCCATTTCCAATAATGTGATGCAACTTCGCTAAAGAAAACATAAGGAGATAATGGAGTTTGCTGTTGTCCTTGGAGAATACCAAATATAACCAGCAGGATATCGatctctatctatctatctacgGGAGTAGGTTGTCCAGATTTTAATTATCTGACAGAAATTAAAGAGGTCATGCAGATTTAATAGGCATTAATTTGACTCGTTTCAAACTTTCACACCTCGAAAAGATTCTCTAGGGAACTACGTACTATCTTCTTATATACTGTGTTCTTCATCATTTTCTAGTAATCTCTGTAATTCCGTGTACACCGAATTACATGCAAAGCTAGTTGTAATGGCGTTGAGTGAGGTTGAAGCTGAATTTCAACATGACTTATCTGAATCTGGTTTGAACAATCCAGCGAAGTACGGGGAAGCTGGAGAAGAACTACAGGTGGATGATGATGGCAAACTCAAAAGGACTGGTATTCTCTCTACGTCTTTTCGTCTCTATTAGCAATTTTTCTGCTTCTTTTTACCATTCTGATGAGTATTGATTTTCAGAGAGGGAGACTACCAATTCCCTTCCTTTAGCTAGCTGAGGAGGACAGTGAAATACTATCAAATTAATTTAACATGTAGCTAGCACATCCATTTTTTGGGGTCTGAATTACAAACAACAACTTTAGCTTGAGATCTATAAGCTAGGATGCAACAATGTAGAGAATAGAAAAcagaagaaataagaaaaaataaCTAGCTAATCACGAGCCTATAATTATCTTCATTGAAGGCTTAAGGGCACATGATACTTTAATCATACATGCATACATGCATGACGCATATATGAATTCAGTGCACTGGTTCAGTGgtttgtatgtttttttttttttttgagaccactgtgtttggttttcttcttcttgttttttttttcccccactTGGAATATTGTCATTAATAAATTGATGGAACAAATCCTCCGTTTAGATACAGGTATTAATGCAAGCAGATAGCGCTATGCATTAAAGCTCACCTACTATCAAAGTTTCTGTACTAGTTAAGTGAaaattaagaaaacaaaaagaaagttgaagattggaaaatgatttgtgaccTCAATTTTAGGTGTCGAGAAGGTCTTAGGTAGGGCTGCCACGTGGTGGGGCAATGAGGCCCTCCAATCACTGcctagcaggggggtattttgggtattttatTTTGCAAATTGAGGACAGTTTTGgaacaagatttttttttttttgagttttgattggCGGGCCGCACTGCCCTACCACGTGGCAGCCCCTACCCAAGACTTTctcttaggtgtcatgtcatgtcatccacacacatcacctatttgtcaaatcatgctatgtaattcttgagaaaaagactATCTTATCTTTCTAAAATCTAATTAatgactctaaattattttggctttcttctaaagaaaaaaaaatttggctttctttcattttttttttcgtttcattacactcatgcttagatttaaacaacatcATATCAATCAAGAGtacaaaaaatttcatgtaattcagtcaatagattaatagatttgcataacacatgtatatgaattcaaccttaatttgttgggttcctgcaaattttgaaaatataatgtgaaaaatacatattcatatgattgtatatattcttttgttcattgttttctctttatgtaggtagggtttaaacgttagatctgaattcattattttttgtttatttttcccttatatctagattgtagatgttaattaatggctgctaacgtggaaattttttcttacctcttaatttagaaaTTTAGACATAAGTATttcccaaattcaatttattaatgctacttttttttttgggatgaaattaatcaatatttggaaagaaaagttaacgtCTATTTCTTGGcacataattcaatatattaataccatttggaaagaaaaattaaaggaaaaaatttaactaaatgaagaaaaatattggtcaaagaatctatagacatatctcttacattaatacataattaatagctgatattttttccgtcacctaattaaattcattattgtaattgattcaccccctaacatctaaaaggaaatgtaaaagggtaaagttggtgttgcaatagtatgatgtggcaagatatattatgtggaattgaaaataaaatttgtatttacttATATGACATGACActtaggatttgaggccacaaatcttaggtcTCATTGATGTCCCATATCATTGCCCTTGAAAATTATGGGTGTAAATCTCACCAATTAATTTCGAAATTGGAAATGTAACTAAACTTAAAAGTTACTCACACTTTATCGGACTTGATTAAATTTGATAAAATAATACGACATCACGACTCAACTAGTAAtcaattgctttaatttatGTGATCATGCAGGAACGGTATGGACTGCCTGTGCCCATATAATCACAGCATCAATAGGAGCTGGAGTGCTATCTCTAGCCTGGGCAATGGCCCAACTCGGATGGCTTGCCGGCATTTTCATTCTCTTGTTCTGCACCTTCACTGCTGGCTACGCTTCCACTCTCTTAGCAGATTGTTACAGATTTCCGGACCCAGTGTCAGGCAAGAGAAACTACTCCTATATGGAGGCTGTCAAAGTCTATTTAGGTAAATCCATTACGTAAGCGAAATATGCATGTTATGACTAATTAATTTTTAGTTGTAAGTTCGGCTCTTGTCCATTTTAGTTATAAGTTTCGTTTTGTTTTTATAGTGTAGTATTGAAGTTAATTTAATGGATCGGAAATTAATTCTTGATTTGATAAAAGTTTGGGAATGTCGATCTAGGTGGAACAATGCACAAGATTTGTGGATGGATGTTATATTTGAACCTTGCTACCATTGGAGTTGGCTTCACTATAACCACCGCAAAAAGCTTGGTGTAAGTTTTTATTGATAATCAACACTAGCTAGTAACCATTCTAATCCACTCGAAATTGATGGCTATTCAATTCAGGGCTATACAGAAGTCGAGTTGTCATCGCAAAAATGGTGAAGATTCTCCATGCATGTTTTCCAACATTCCACATATGGTTGGATTTGGGCTTGTTGAAATTCTCTTATCACAACTCCAAAACTTTCACAAGTTGACTTGGCTCTCTAAGCTTGCAGCCGTGATGTCTTTTGTCTATGCAACTATTGGAATTGGACTTTCTCTAGCTAAGATCATATCAGGTAAGCTCTCATCTATATTTTTAACATCAGCCCACAATATGTAAAGCCCAACTTCTCAAAATGAAAGAGTAATTGAGGAGTTTATTTTGAACAGGGGATGGAGGAACAACATATGTTGCAGGGGCAGACCGGTCGTCATCGGAAAAAATTTGGATGATGTTTATAGCAGCCGGAGATATTGCATTTGCTTGCTCGTATTCTCTTATCCTGTTTGATATCCAAGTAAGCCATATCAACTACACCCTTTTTGCGGTTTTCCTATTTAGCTTGGGAAAAAACTCTTTCTTTTTGACATTCAATTGTGATTTTAAGGACACACTGAAGTCATCGCCACCAGAGAACAAAGTGATGAAGAGGGCTGTCGTTATAGGGGGTTTGACTATGGCATTACTCTTCATGATGTGTGGTAGCTTGGGTTATGCCGCGTTTGGCAACATCACACCCGAAAACCTGCTTGCTGGTTTTGGAGATGAGATGCCCTGGGCATTCTGGCTCCtggatttggctaatttttgcATTGTGGTGCACATAGTTGGTGCATTTCAGGTGCGTGAATTGTAGTAATTGTAATTGGGATAATATGCTCTTTCAATGTGTGAGCGTCAACATTAATAGTCTGAAATATAACATGTCAGATAGATATTCGGCAA is a genomic window containing:
- the LOC133740856 gene encoding amino acid permease 8-like is translated as MALSEVEAEFQHDLSESGLNNPAKYGEAGEELQVDDDGKLKRTGTVWTACAHIITASIGAGVLSLAWAMAQLGWLAGIFILLFCTFTAGYASTLLADCYRFPDPVSGKRNYSYMEAVKVYLGGTMHKICGWMLYLNLATIGVGFTITTAKSLVAIQKSSCHRKNGEDSPCMFSNIPHMVGFGLVEILLSQLQNFHKLTWLSKLAAVMSFVYATIGIGLSLAKIISGDGGTTYVAGADRSSSEKIWMMFIAAGDIAFACSYSLILFDIQDTLKSSPPENKVMKRAVVIGGLTMALLFMMCGSLGYAAFGNITPENLLAGFGDEMPWAFWLLDLANFCIVVHIVGAFQVLCQPVFRIVELLARRRWPKSNFITKENPVILGKMKFNINMFRLTWRTSFVVLVTVIAMAMPFFTDMLALLGAIGYWPLIVYVPIEMPIVQNKIQKQTLRWFGLQLLSFLCLLLSLAATSGSIYGLHKGLGAYKLFQVKD